From Desulfosalsimonas propionicica, the proteins below share one genomic window:
- a CDS encoding AAA family ATPase: MTETSQSPVIIAVCGKGGVGKTSISALLTRMLLKDSAKRILAIDADPAIGLSYPLGVPVHKTVDEIRNAFIADVEKGKTAGKEELIRRLDYEMLNAMAETENMAFLAIGRPEGDGCYCQVNSLLRDIIKGIARNFHMVVIDGEAGVEQIDRRVMDMVTHLLLVSDASAKGRNVAATIDQVAKNKPGLKKTGVFFNRLQDAAEADALYAQTRLSAIGWMGENALIRDLDRDGKPFPDIADRRIPFPEEAVYRFLTN; this comes from the coding sequence ATGACAGAAACAAGCCAATCGCCGGTTATCATCGCCGTCTGCGGCAAGGGCGGCGTGGGGAAAACCAGCATCAGCGCACTGCTGACGCGTATGCTTTTAAAGGACTCGGCAAAGCGCATCCTTGCCATTGATGCGGACCCGGCCATCGGCCTTTCCTACCCTCTCGGGGTGCCTGTACACAAAACCGTGGACGAAATCCGCAACGCGTTTATCGCAGACGTTGAAAAAGGAAAGACCGCAGGCAAGGAAGAACTGATCCGGCGACTGGATTACGAAATGCTCAATGCCATGGCGGAGACCGAAAACATGGCATTTCTCGCCATTGGAAGACCGGAAGGCGACGGATGCTACTGCCAGGTAAACAGCCTGCTGCGGGACATCATCAAGGGCATCGCGCGGAATTTCCATATGGTGGTCATTGACGGGGAAGCCGGCGTGGAACAGATCGACCGGCGCGTCATGGACATGGTGACCCACCTTTTGCTCGTATCCGATGCATCAGCCAAGGGCAGGAATGTGGCGGCCACCATTGACCAGGTGGCAAAAAACAAACCCGGCCTGAAAAAAACCGGGGTTTTCTTTAACCGGCTGCAGGACGCGGCGGAAGCAGACGCCCTTTATGCGCAGACCCGGCTTTCCGCGATCGGATGGATGGGGGAAAACGCGCTTATCCGGGATCTGGACAGGGACGGAAAGCCGTTTCCGGATATTGCCGACAGGCGGATACCGTTTCCGGAAGAAGCGGTTTACCGGTTTTTAACAAATTAG
- a CDS encoding GntR family transcriptional regulator: MDFSVSSGLAEQIAAYLEDRIIRLEIKPGQRIREAAVAEELGVSRSPVREALRILENNLVVELIPRRGARVTVISETFICDLCDVLAELLGLVGSKCPVNGIDEELAVIDEAAKRSWTCANNGDLDGYYTAVLDFCMACLKAAKNQLLEQMITELLPNLRRIIYASFLAMGDTIKTNADTVITGNNYVQQRNPEMAEKTVRDYIMRMRAFALENNAAAILFDDHLSRH; encoded by the coding sequence ATGGATTTCAGCGTATCCAGCGGCCTTGCCGAACAGATTGCCGCCTACCTCGAGGACAGAATCATTCGCCTGGAGATAAAACCCGGCCAGCGGATCCGGGAAGCGGCTGTGGCCGAAGAGCTGGGCGTAAGCAGAAGCCCGGTGCGGGAAGCATTGCGTATTCTTGAAAACAACCTGGTGGTGGAGCTCATCCCGCGCCGCGGCGCACGGGTAACGGTGATTTCAGAAACATTTATTTGTGACCTCTGCGACGTGCTGGCCGAACTGCTGGGGCTTGTCGGCAGCAAATGCCCGGTAAACGGCATTGATGAAGAACTGGCTGTTATCGACGAGGCGGCCAAAAGAAGCTGGACCTGCGCAAACAACGGCGATCTGGACGGGTACTACACGGCCGTATTGGACTTCTGCATGGCGTGCCTGAAAGCCGCCAAAAATCAGCTGCTCGAGCAGATGATCACGGAACTGCTGCCCAATCTCCGGCGGATCATCTACGCCTCTTTCCTGGCAATGGGCGATACCATCAAAACAAACGCCGACACCGTAATCACCGGCAACAATTACGTGCAGCAGCGAAACCCTGAAATGGCGGAAAAGACCGTTCGCGATTACATTATGCGGATGCGGGCTTTTGCCCTTGAAAACAATGCCGCAGCGATCCTGTTCGACGACCATCTGAGCAGACATTGA
- a CDS encoding acyl-CoA dehydratase activase — protein MITAGCDIGSLSAKAVIMDDNTIAGWAVIPAGISPADSAAQVLTMALETAGRRRQDIAAIVATGYGKEMIAFADHRESEILCHAKGAVWSRPETRTVIDIGGQDAKAIRIDDTGAVTRYLYNDKCASGTGRFLEVMAEALGVALEDMGTLSEQAAEKVVISNQCVIFAETEVVSLINDGREVPDIIRGLHNAMAGRVAAMALSIGVEDAIVMTGGVAKNPGLFAALAAALKKPLIALDGIDPQINGALGAALIAGQKR, from the coding sequence ATGATTACAGCGGGATGCGACATCGGGTCCCTTTCGGCAAAAGCCGTTATCATGGACGACAACACCATTGCGGGGTGGGCCGTTATCCCGGCCGGCATATCGCCCGCTGATTCGGCCGCGCAAGTGCTGACCATGGCCCTTGAGACAGCCGGGAGAAGAAGGCAGGACATTGCCGCCATCGTTGCCACGGGCTATGGCAAGGAGATGATTGCCTTTGCCGATCACCGGGAATCGGAAATCCTGTGTCACGCAAAAGGCGCGGTCTGGAGCCGGCCGGAAACCCGGACCGTCATCGATATCGGCGGACAGGACGCCAAGGCCATCCGCATCGATGATACCGGCGCGGTCACCCGGTACCTGTACAACGACAAGTGCGCCTCGGGCACGGGACGGTTTCTGGAGGTCATGGCCGAGGCCCTGGGCGTTGCCCTTGAAGACATGGGCACCCTTTCCGAACAAGCAGCCGAAAAGGTGGTGATCTCAAACCAGTGCGTGATTTTCGCAGAAACCGAGGTGGTGTCCCTGATCAACGACGGCAGGGAAGTGCCCGACATCATCAGGGGGCTTCACAACGCCATGGCCGGCCGGGTGGCCGCCATGGCCCTGAGTATCGGCGTGGAAGACGCCATTGTCATGACCGGCGGGGTGGCCAAGAACCCGGGCCTGTTTGCAGCCCTTGCCGCGGCCCTGAAAAAACCGCTGATCGCCCTTGACGGCATCGATCCGCAGATCAACGGCGCGCTGGGCGCGGCCCTGATCGCCGGTCAAAAGAGATGA
- a CDS encoding class I SAM-dependent methyltransferase, producing the protein MNLSLSKQPMTLPDYYTTHCREYHEKTFHIDPSPFLLPFAENLQPGAHVLDIGCGSGRDLLWLTKKGLQATGFESSNGLAALARQNSGCKVIIGDFETYDFSTLQADALLLSGALVHLPQNRLEPVFKNILQSLRARTEATVYLSLKQGQGSFTDQQNRTFYLWQDKDIRQVFKNTGLKAIHFSRTPSLLGTGEAWLGYVLKKEAVK; encoded by the coding sequence ATGAACCTGAGCCTTTCAAAACAGCCGATGACCTTACCGGACTATTACACCACCCATTGCAGAGAGTACCACGAAAAGACATTTCACATTGACCCGTCCCCTTTTCTTTTGCCGTTTGCAGAAAACCTGCAGCCCGGCGCCCATGTGCTCGATATTGGATGCGGTTCCGGACGCGATCTTTTGTGGCTGACAAAAAAAGGACTTCAGGCAACCGGATTTGAATCCTCTAATGGCTTGGCAGCGCTTGCCAGACAAAACAGCGGCTGCAAAGTAATTATAGGTGATTTTGAAACCTATGATTTTTCAACGCTTCAGGCAGACGCCCTGCTGCTTTCCGGCGCCCTGGTCCACCTGCCGCAAAACCGTCTGGAGCCAGTTTTCAAAAATATCCTCCAATCCCTGCGCGCCCGCACAGAGGCGACAGTTTATCTGTCCCTCAAACAGGGGCAGGGATCATTTACAGACCAGCAGAACCGCACTTTTTACCTCTGGCAGGACAAAGACATCCGCCAGGTTTTCAAGAACACCGGTCTCAAGGCAATCCATTTTTCGCGCACGCCATCCCTTCTGGGAACCGGCGAAGCATGGCTCGGTTATGTGCTGAAAAAAGAGGCGGTAAAATGA
- a CDS encoding acyl-CoA dehydratase activase: MAHRYAAGCDVGSTTGKAVILEENKIVATAIVPSELDPEETATIVLNKACQQVPALGGISDLSGLVGTGYGRNEIPFADENISEISCHALGVHFCDPSVRTIVDIGGQDVKGISLNPDGAVLDFVMNDKCAAGTGRFLEMMSRTFRMSLSEFSDISLKAQRVVPITAQCSVFAETEVISLLAKKTPPADIAAGIQAAVAKRSFILLKKVGIIPNVAVTGGCSKNKGLLQALGKKLRMPVTPLSVDPQLMGALGAAVAAQRKNAGQPVQTA, from the coding sequence ATGGCACATCGATACGCTGCCGGCTGCGACGTGGGCTCCACCACCGGAAAAGCCGTCATCCTGGAGGAAAACAAAATTGTCGCCACGGCCATCGTCCCTTCGGAACTCGACCCCGAGGAAACCGCCACCATTGTTTTGAACAAGGCCTGCCAGCAGGTGCCCGCGCTGGGGGGCATTTCAGACCTGAGCGGCCTTGTGGGCACCGGTTACGGCAGAAACGAAATCCCTTTTGCCGATGAAAACATATCGGAAATCAGTTGTCACGCACTGGGCGTGCATTTCTGCGATCCGTCGGTCCGCACCATCGTGGATATCGGCGGCCAGGATGTAAAGGGGATATCTCTCAACCCGGACGGCGCTGTACTGGATTTTGTCATGAACGATAAATGCGCCGCAGGCACGGGACGGTTTCTGGAAATGATGAGCCGGACCTTTCGGATGAGCCTGTCGGAATTTTCGGATATTTCCCTGAAAGCGCAGCGGGTGGTGCCGATAACCGCCCAGTGCAGCGTGTTTGCTGAAACCGAAGTCATCAGTCTTCTGGCCAAAAAGACACCTCCGGCGGACATCGCCGCCGGCATTCAGGCGGCGGTGGCCAAAAGAAGCTTCATTCTATTAAAAAAAGTCGGTATAATACCGAATGTGGCCGTCACCGGGGGGTGCTCGAAAAACAAAGGACTGCTGCAGGCGCTGGGGAAAAAGCTGCGGATGCCGGTGACGCCGCTGTCGGTTGATCCCCAGCTAATGGGCGCGCTCGGGGCAGCGGTGGCCGCACAGCGAAAGAACGCCGGCCAGCCGGTGCAAACGGCATAA
- a CDS encoding 2-hydroxyacyl-CoA dehydratase subunit D, with the protein MQITPAYFENLVQSPCSDLLAKAMENGRIPVGYTCSYVPEVLLSVGDLVPVRVHAPGVYGTEMADIYLSGVTCSYIRSLLEFALDDQYEFLEGWVFAASCDHLRRLCDNLDYLLQPDFIHILDVPHRIGDAALAWYTDELGELTRKLAGHFHADFSETALAHAIRDHNEFAALVSEIGDLRKAPHPPISGSEFHALMMAAQTSPKTLLMDPVRRFRDALSQKALYRDYRARLLVAGGQINEPAYIQAIESVGGLVVADHFCTGSIPGLTPISMNGSPLDAIAAHYLGRTACPRMMENFNDRVDAILAGASAYNADGVILEHIKFCDIWGIEAAAMAGRIKAAGIPVLNLEREYSATGEGQLKTRVQAFIESMGK; encoded by the coding sequence ATGCAGATCACCCCGGCCTATTTTGAAAACCTTGTGCAGTCGCCCTGCAGCGACCTGCTGGCAAAGGCCATGGAAAACGGCAGAATTCCCGTGGGCTATACGTGCAGCTACGTCCCGGAGGTGCTGCTCTCAGTGGGCGATCTGGTGCCGGTCCGGGTCCATGCACCCGGGGTATACGGCACTGAAATGGCAGATATCTACCTGTCCGGTGTGACCTGCTCCTATATTCGCAGCCTTCTGGAATTCGCACTGGACGACCAATACGAATTTCTTGAAGGATGGGTGTTTGCGGCGAGCTGCGATCACCTGCGCCGGCTTTGCGACAACCTGGATTACCTGTTGCAGCCGGACTTCATTCATATACTGGATGTGCCCCACCGCATCGGCGATGCCGCGCTGGCCTGGTACACCGACGAACTCGGGGAACTGACAAGGAAGCTGGCCGGCCATTTTCATGCAGACTTCAGTGAAACGGCCCTGGCCCATGCCATCCGGGACCACAATGAATTCGCTGCCCTGGTCTCCGAAATCGGCGATCTGAGAAAAGCACCTCATCCGCCGATTTCCGGGTCGGAATTTCACGCCCTCATGATGGCCGCACAAACATCGCCCAAAACACTATTAATGGATCCCGTGCGCCGATTCAGGGACGCCCTTTCTCAAAAGGCGTTGTATCGCGATTACCGCGCCAGGCTGCTGGTCGCCGGCGGGCAGATCAATGAGCCCGCGTATATCCAGGCCATTGAATCGGTGGGCGGTCTTGTTGTCGCAGATCATTTCTGCACCGGTTCCATACCCGGGCTCACGCCCATCTCCATGAACGGTTCGCCCCTGGACGCCATTGCTGCCCATTATCTGGGCAGGACGGCCTGCCCCCGGATGATGGAAAATTTCAACGACCGCGTGGATGCCATTCTGGCAGGCGCATCCGCATACAACGCGGACGGCGTGATTCTCGAACACATCAAGTTCTGCGACATATGGGGGATTGAGGCCGCCGCCATGGCCGGGCGGATCAAGGCCGCGGGCATACCGGTTCTCAACCTTGAACGAGAATACAGCGCAACCGGCGAAGGCCAGCTCAAAACCCGGGTTCAGGCATTTATAGAAAGTATGGGAAAATAA
- a CDS encoding DEAD/DEAH box helicase family protein codes for MTGGRDNKDNNAIVYGKLVRDRIPEIIESHGKKPFIRRVEGRERISAISEKILEEAIELYSELNSGNRDEILKESADVFEIVLAALQTQGFTLDDLLHRAQSRRRQRGGFEKGLFLNQVNGGELCEIEFQKFPMFVFNPYANGKLIHTIRTELAQSRSAWIASAFYSPGAANLLISEFSKFLETGGSMKIMLSTMGNITRPEYLEHLAAQVPEESLKIFHPPDIAFDKEPPHFHVKTWLFQHCDGQGAMIIGSSNFTMGGMVNNIEWNYFSPREVNVSYDNQTPPFQAAVAEFERMWKDMAVPVSREFINGYKQRFSKNQNWGLKPENNTEIFDPEHAYGRSDFTVSPNDAQKEALENLAAQRNLGVSRAAVVAATGIGKTYLAAFDFKQSQCKTLLFVAHREDILAGALETFRNVMNDPDFGVIYGRGNTNIGDGKAVFAMIQTLSRNSRLDNFSPEQFEYIVIDEFHHAEADGYQRALSHFRPGFLLGLTATPERMDGRDVLAHCDYNVAYEIRILEAVDRGWLVPFQYFAVYDQTDYEQISWRGTDYDQEALDIALKDDTRTAIVAGNLKKYLPATGKIKALAFCSSISHARYTAEKLTENHHIPAAALWGEATDTQRHDAIARLQDEHDPLNVICTASLFNEGTDIPGLTHVLFLRPTQSFTLFLQQLGRGLRKYPGKEFLVVLDFVGNFKKAHTAPLALAGYTSIAQLAASPDAKPGKMLTQNLPQGCYVSAELEVQRLWDARIKQIFQREMSVEDRLKMIYQDIKADLGKIDLQLRDMLHNAYDIDPYVFLKKFGNWLRAKKFCENGNITEFEKSLINTPGEYLLSHIESGLNPVKSYKMVVLLSLLELEGTRWKTDDIASKFLSHYLNHPNQISDYDALAKSSDPENFRLSSVSSHLKRMPLDKLSNAPEDCFVLDRENDTFSLKPEYEPYWTQEAFRNLVKDRAEFVLARYFMRARLQQVIFFHPSICTHGFKVNQKFINAFFEDNPPEPGENREIKIVADEKTFNAHVSRNTGENEYRISYKEESQIARFFQRVFTPAPETGQKAFTLIAEKKKLRLELPQKSADLRGVVVDIPYTKNPDTGITAKFRKLLKENPGQSQWELAFEKPGYDGLMEIEIVVGNAFKAYTGTKFKDKTRFPARIKAAATALLKEGFRGEFHVAAKGKRVVISKA; via the coding sequence ATGACCGGCGGCCGGGACAATAAGGACAATAACGCGATTGTTTACGGTAAACTGGTGCGGGACCGGATTCCGGAAATCATTGAGAGCCACGGAAAAAAACCATTTATCCGCCGGGTGGAAGGCAGGGAACGAATCTCTGCCATCAGTGAAAAAATCCTTGAAGAAGCCATTGAACTCTACAGCGAACTAAACAGCGGCAACAGGGACGAAATCCTCAAAGAATCTGCTGATGTTTTCGAAATTGTCCTTGCAGCCCTTCAGACCCAGGGCTTTACCCTGGATGATCTGCTGCACCGGGCCCAATCCCGGAGGCGCCAGCGGGGAGGGTTTGAAAAGGGGCTTTTTCTTAATCAGGTCAACGGAGGGGAACTTTGTGAGATTGAATTTCAAAAATTTCCCATGTTTGTTTTCAACCCCTACGCCAACGGCAAACTGATACATACCATCCGCACTGAGCTGGCCCAAAGCAGATCTGCATGGATCGCATCAGCCTTTTATTCCCCGGGTGCAGCCAATCTTTTGATTTCCGAGTTTTCAAAATTTCTGGAAACCGGCGGGAGCATGAAAATCATGCTTTCAACCATGGGCAACATCACGCGGCCGGAATATCTGGAACATCTTGCAGCCCAAGTGCCGGAAGAAAGCCTGAAGATATTCCACCCCCCGGATATTGCCTTTGACAAAGAGCCGCCCCATTTTCACGTAAAAACATGGCTTTTTCAACACTGCGACGGCCAGGGGGCCATGATCATAGGCTCATCCAACTTCACAATGGGCGGCATGGTAAACAACATAGAATGGAATTATTTTTCCCCGCGTGAGGTAAACGTTTCATACGATAACCAGACTCCGCCGTTTCAGGCTGCAGTGGCAGAGTTTGAACGAATGTGGAAAGACATGGCCGTTCCGGTTTCCCGGGAATTTATAAACGGCTACAAACAACGCTTTAGCAAAAATCAAAACTGGGGCCTGAAGCCTGAAAATAATACAGAGATCTTTGACCCCGAACATGCCTATGGCCGAAGCGATTTTACTGTTTCCCCCAATGACGCACAAAAAGAAGCCCTTGAGAATCTGGCTGCCCAAAGAAACCTCGGGGTCTCCAGGGCAGCGGTGGTGGCAGCAACAGGGATCGGAAAAACCTATCTTGCTGCATTTGACTTTAAACAAAGCCAGTGCAAAACCCTTTTGTTTGTGGCCCACCGGGAAGACATTCTTGCCGGTGCCCTGGAAACCTTCAGAAATGTCATGAATGACCCGGACTTTGGCGTAATCTACGGAAGAGGCAATACAAATATCGGCGATGGCAAAGCGGTTTTTGCCATGATCCAGACCCTGAGCCGAAACAGCCGCCTGGACAATTTTTCCCCGGAACAATTTGAATATATTGTTATTGATGAATTTCACCACGCTGAAGCAGACGGCTACCAGAGGGCACTGTCCCATTTCCGGCCTGGGTTTCTTCTGGGCCTGACCGCCACACCCGAGCGCATGGATGGAAGAGATGTCCTGGCCCATTGCGATTACAATGTTGCCTATGAAATACGGATACTGGAGGCGGTCGACAGGGGCTGGCTGGTGCCTTTCCAGTATTTTGCCGTTTATGATCAAACCGACTATGAACAGATTTCCTGGCGTGGCACCGATTATGACCAGGAAGCTTTAGACATTGCCCTGAAAGATGATACCCGCACTGCCATTGTGGCCGGCAATCTTAAAAAATACCTGCCTGCAACCGGCAAAATAAAGGCGCTGGCATTTTGCAGCTCAATCAGCCACGCCCGGTATACTGCTGAAAAGCTCACAGAAAACCACCATATTCCGGCAGCTGCACTCTGGGGAGAGGCAACAGATACACAGCGCCATGATGCAATAGCACGGCTCCAGGATGAACATGATCCCCTAAATGTTATATGCACTGCAAGCCTGTTTAATGAGGGCACTGATATCCCGGGCCTGACACACGTGCTTTTTTTGCGCCCAACGCAGTCGTTTACCCTGTTTCTCCAGCAGCTCGGGCGGGGTTTGCGCAAATATCCGGGAAAAGAGTTTCTGGTCGTATTGGATTTTGTGGGCAACTTCAAAAAAGCACACACAGCACCCCTTGCCCTTGCCGGATATACTTCCATAGCGCAGCTTGCAGCAAGCCCGGATGCAAAGCCCGGAAAAATGTTAACCCAAAACCTTCCCCAGGGCTGCTATGTCAGTGCTGAGCTTGAAGTCCAGAGGCTCTGGGATGCCCGGATAAAACAGATTTTTCAACGGGAAATGTCTGTTGAAGACCGCCTGAAGATGATTTACCAGGATATTAAGGCAGACCTTGGCAAAATCGATCTGCAGCTGCGTGATATGCTGCATAATGCCTATGACATCGACCCTTATGTTTTCCTGAAAAAATTCGGCAACTGGCTCCGGGCAAAAAAATTCTGCGAAAATGGCAATATCACTGAATTTGAAAAAAGCCTGATCAACACCCCTGGCGAATATCTGCTTTCCCATATCGAATCGGGCCTCAATCCGGTAAAATCCTATAAAATGGTTGTGCTCCTGTCTCTTTTGGAACTGGAGGGAACCCGCTGGAAAACAGATGATATCGCCAGCAAGTTTTTATCCCATTATTTGAATCACCCAAACCAGATTTCAGATTATGATGCACTGGCCAAATCTTCTGACCCTGAAAATTTTCGCCTTTCTTCAGTATCCTCCCACCTCAAAAGAATGCCTCTGGACAAACTGAGCAACGCCCCGGAGGATTGTTTTGTGCTGGACCGGGAAAACGATACTTTCAGCCTGAAGCCGGAATATGAGCCCTACTGGACTCAGGAAGCATTCAGAAACCTTGTAAAAGACCGGGCTGAATTTGTTCTGGCACGTTATTTCATGCGGGCCAGGCTCCAGCAGGTTATATTTTTCCACCCGTCCATCTGCACCCACGGTTTTAAGGTGAATCAGAAATTCATCAACGCGTTTTTTGAAGACAATCCGCCTGAACCCGGAGAAAACCGTGAGATTAAAATCGTTGCAGATGAAAAAACATTTAATGCGCATGTATCCAGGAATACGGGTGAAAATGAATACCGGATTTCCTACAAGGAAGAAAGCCAGATAGCCAGGTTTTTCCAAAGAGTTTTCACCCCTGCCCCGGAAACCGGACAAAAGGCTTTTACCCTGATCGCGGAAAAGAAAAAACTGCGGCTTGAACTGCCCCAAAAAAGCGCAGACCTTCGTGGCGTGGTTGTGGACATTCCATACACAAAAAACCCGGATACAGGAATAACGGCCAAATTCCGTAAGCTTTTGAAGGAAAATCCCGGGCAGTCACAGTGGGAGCTTGCTTTTGAAAAACCAGGATATGATGGATTAATGGAAATTGAAATCGTGGTCGGAAATGCGTTCAAAGCCTATACAGGCACCAAATTCAAAGACAAAACACGATTTCCGGCACGAATCAAGGCTGCAGCCACAGCCCTTTTAAAAGAAGGGTTTCGCGGGGAATTTCATGTAGCGGCAAAAGGAAAACGTGTTGTGATCAGCAAAGCATAG
- a CDS encoding HDIG domain-containing metalloprotein yields MSSSLPSRDSAWELLTRYNHSSGLIAHALAVESVMRHFAEKFGKDPDQWGIIGLVHDLDYEQYPDQHCRKTEEILRAEGWPEEYIRAVVSHGYGIVNEIQPETLLEKTLYTIDELTGLVAAAALVRPSKSILDMKAKSVKKKWKDKRFAAGVNREIIEQGCQWLEMDLSGVIAETIEGMKPVAEEIGLKGNPD; encoded by the coding sequence ATGAGTTCATCTCTGCCGTCAAGAGACAGTGCATGGGAACTGCTGACACGATACAACCACAGCAGCGGCCTGATTGCCCATGCACTGGCCGTTGAATCGGTCATGCGGCATTTTGCGGAAAAATTCGGAAAAGACCCGGATCAGTGGGGGATCATCGGTTTGGTGCATGACCTGGATTATGAACAGTACCCGGACCAGCACTGCCGTAAAACAGAGGAGATTCTCCGCGCAGAGGGCTGGCCGGAAGAATATATCCGGGCGGTGGTCAGCCACGGCTACGGCATTGTAAATGAGATCCAGCCGGAGACGCTTCTTGAAAAAACCCTTTATACCATTGACGAACTGACCGGGCTGGTGGCGGCAGCCGCCCTTGTGCGCCCCTCCAAAAGCATCCTGGACATGAAAGCCAAGTCGGTCAAAAAGAAGTGGAAGGACAAGCGGTTTGCCGCCGGGGTGAACCGGGAGATTATCGAACAGGGCTGCCAGTGGCTCGAAATGGACCTCTCCGGGGTGATTGCCGAAACCATTGAAGGCATGAAACCGGTGGCAGAAGAAATCGGGCTGAAAGGCAATCCGGATTAG
- a CDS encoding 2-hydroxyacyl-CoA dehydratase subunit D, translating to MKQAIGYYWTDYRFRLMTWRHILVLMLKVGPVKMLRLLFQYPWMVTLLKANRLHKKLCTGRPPAYHKATAMVINGAVAGYTNMLGPVLRYPDRVIINQDMVPPEIFHAMGLAPFMAELNGIMLPMIDPHVMEDYIDASENQGIPPDICSLPKSTMGLFMKGEVPPAKAIVTSNLPCDGGMSSYTVMENLLQLPTFRLDIPFDVNTPKALVYFREELKRMIQWLEAHTPGRMDWDRLREICEERNRMVEAELELWEMLRVRPAPLAAEAMYLTHLWYFNLFPGHPDATRTIRRIVDLGRKNLEAEPPVVRPEKYRALLWNPPLLHFIDLFNWAEKAYGVSLIMDSMSFNRLPYIDTTTTRDTMLEGIGRNIMNGPMARHTRGPADNYLDDIFYIHKHFGIDMLWVAGHIGCKNTQAMNGILREKCREAGLRLLIINYDLSDPRVVSREAIIEQVNHFMENIMQAKRQDI from the coding sequence ATGAAACAAGCAATTGGATATTACTGGACGGACTATCGCTTCAGACTGATGACATGGCGGCACATACTGGTGCTGATGTTAAAAGTCGGCCCGGTGAAAATGCTCCGGCTGCTTTTTCAATACCCCTGGATGGTTACGCTGCTCAAGGCAAACCGGTTACATAAAAAATTATGCACAGGCCGCCCCCCGGCCTACCATAAAGCCACCGCCATGGTGATCAACGGTGCCGTTGCCGGCTATACCAATATGCTCGGCCCGGTTTTGCGTTATCCGGACCGGGTCATCATCAACCAGGACATGGTCCCGCCGGAAATATTTCATGCCATGGGGCTGGCGCCCTTCATGGCCGAGCTAAACGGCATCATGCTCCCCATGATCGATCCCCATGTGATGGAGGATTATATTGATGCCTCGGAAAATCAGGGGATTCCGCCGGATATCTGCAGCCTTCCCAAGAGCACCATGGGACTTTTCATGAAGGGGGAGGTGCCGCCGGCAAAGGCCATTGTCACCTCGAACCTGCCGTGCGACGGGGGAATGAGTTCGTACACGGTGATGGAGAACCTGCTGCAACTTCCCACCTTCCGGCTGGACATCCCCTTTGATGTGAACACGCCAAAAGCCCTGGTTTATTTTCGTGAAGAGCTAAAGCGCATGATTCAATGGCTGGAAGCCCATACACCCGGCCGCATGGACTGGGACCGGCTCCGGGAAATCTGCGAGGAACGCAACCGGATGGTGGAAGCGGAACTGGAATTGTGGGAAATGCTCCGGGTCCGCCCGGCGCCGCTGGCCGCTGAGGCGATGTATCTCACCCATCTGTGGTATTTCAACCTCTTTCCCGGCCACCCGGACGCGACCCGGACGATCCGACGCATCGTGGACCTCGGCCGAAAAAACCTTGAAGCGGAACCCCCCGTGGTCAGGCCGGAAAAATACCGGGCGCTGCTGTGGAACCCGCCGCTGCTGCATTTCATCGATCTGTTCAACTGGGCGGAAAAGGCATACGGCGTCTCGCTGATCATGGACAGCATGAGCTTCAACCGGCTGCCCTACATTGACACCACCACCACCCGGGACACCATGCTCGAGGGCATCGGCCGCAACATCATGAACGGCCCCATGGCCCGGCATACCCGGGGCCCGGCCGACAATTACCTCGACGACATTTTTTACATCCACAAGCATTTTGGCATTGATATGCTGTGGGTGGCCGGCCACATCGGGTGCAAAAACACCCAGGCCATGAACGGCATATTGCGGGAAAAATGCCGGGAGGCCGGTCTTCGCCTGCTGATCATCAACTACGATCTGTCCGATCCCCGGGTCGTATCCCGGGAGGCCATCATTGAACAGGTCAATCATTTCATGGAAAACATTATGCAGGCAAAACGACAGGATATTTAA